One genomic window of Bremerella sp. JC817 includes the following:
- the sdhA gene encoding succinate dehydrogenase flavoprotein subunit — protein sequence MADKRVLVVGGGLAGLAATMKLAELGIGVDLMSLTPVKRSHSVCAQGGINSVNDATRQLGDDEYKHFDDTVYGGDFLNHQPPVYEMAMWAPKVIDLMDRLGVTFNRTQEGFLDRRRFGGTLYKRTAFAGATTGQQLLYALDEQVRRWESEGLVKKYEMWDFLGPITNDQGVCVGAVAQDLFSMEIRSFRADAVVVATGGCGLIYGRSTMSMTCNGSAASRCMQAGAKYGNGECIQVHPTAIPGADKLRLMSESARGEGGRVWVPRTPQDSRSPSDIPEGERYYFLEERYPQYGNLVPRDIATREIFNVCVNEGLSVEKDRQCVYLDLTHIEASELNRKLGGILDIYRKFQGVDPCYTPMRIFPAVHYSMGGLWTNYEKKTSGPGLQPGSPANQQTNIPNLYAIGEVDYHYHGANRLGANSLLSCIFSGLFVAPGLETLLNNLKPGAAAADQPASLYEAAAKQHQERHNNLLKQSGDENPYLIHQELGNMMTSAATVVRVNSQLDEAIGKLADLKARAWKCALSDTGSWSNQNVLFTKAMQDMFPIAEAILKGARARDECRGAHYKPEFELPGLTSDDPTERHHQAEAWCDKFEANVDKFLKSTIATYDGNDVDISYEDVDISIEPPRPRLYGLVGAEEISNVWKERTKKKKEAAKAAASASNN from the coding sequence ATGGCAGATAAGCGAGTTCTGGTTGTCGGTGGTGGTCTGGCCGGTTTGGCTGCCACCATGAAATTGGCCGAGTTGGGCATCGGGGTCGACCTGATGAGCCTGACGCCGGTCAAACGCTCGCACAGCGTGTGCGCCCAAGGTGGGATCAACAGTGTTAACGACGCGACCCGGCAACTGGGTGATGACGAATACAAACACTTCGACGACACCGTCTACGGTGGTGACTTTCTGAACCATCAACCGCCGGTTTACGAAATGGCCATGTGGGCCCCGAAGGTGATCGATCTGATGGATCGCCTTGGTGTGACCTTCAACCGTACCCAGGAAGGTTTCCTGGATCGCCGCCGTTTCGGTGGAACGCTCTACAAGCGAACCGCCTTCGCCGGGGCGACCACCGGTCAGCAGCTTCTGTACGCCTTGGACGAACAAGTTCGTCGCTGGGAATCGGAAGGCCTGGTCAAGAAGTACGAGATGTGGGACTTCCTCGGCCCAATCACCAACGACCAAGGTGTGTGCGTCGGTGCCGTTGCTCAAGATCTCTTCAGCATGGAAATCCGCTCGTTCCGTGCCGACGCCGTGGTGGTCGCGACTGGTGGTTGCGGGCTGATCTACGGTCGCTCGACGATGAGCATGACCTGCAACGGTTCGGCTGCCAGCCGTTGTATGCAAGCTGGTGCCAAGTACGGCAATGGCGAATGCATCCAGGTGCATCCAACCGCCATTCCAGGTGCCGACAAACTGCGTCTGATGAGCGAATCGGCTCGTGGTGAAGGGGGCCGCGTTTGGGTACCTCGCACGCCACAAGACAGCCGATCTCCTTCCGACATTCCGGAAGGCGAACGCTATTACTTCCTGGAAGAACGTTACCCGCAGTACGGAAACCTCGTTCCGCGTGACATCGCGACGCGCGAGATTTTCAATGTCTGCGTGAACGAAGGTTTGAGCGTCGAAAAAGACCGTCAGTGCGTTTACCTCGACCTGACGCACATCGAAGCAAGCGAACTGAACCGCAAGCTCGGTGGTATTCTCGACATCTACCGCAAGTTCCAGGGCGTCGATCCTTGCTACACGCCGATGCGTATTTTCCCGGCGGTTCACTACAGCATGGGTGGGCTCTGGACGAACTACGAAAAGAAAACCAGCGGTCCCGGGCTGCAGCCTGGTTCGCCAGCCAACCAGCAGACCAACATCCCGAACCTCTACGCCATCGGCGAAGTCGACTACCACTACCACGGTGCCAACCGTCTGGGTGCGAACTCGCTGCTGAGCTGTATCTTCTCCGGGCTGTTCGTAGCACCAGGTCTGGAAACGCTGCTGAACAACTTGAAGCCAGGTGCAGCTGCCGCCGATCAGCCTGCTTCGTTGTACGAAGCCGCCGCCAAGCAGCATCAGGAACGTCACAACAACCTGCTGAAGCAGTCAGGCGACGAAAACCCTTACCTGATCCATCAGGAACTGGGCAACATGATGACCAGCGCCGCGACCGTGGTGCGTGTCAACTCGCAACTCGACGAAGCGATCGGCAAGCTGGCCGACTTGAAGGCACGGGCCTGGAAGTGTGCTTTGAGCGACACCGGTAGCTGGTCGAACCAGAATGTGTTGTTCACCAAGGCGATGCAGGACATGTTCCCAATCGCGGAAGCAATCTTGAAGGGAGCTCGGGCCCGCGACGAATGTCGTGGTGCTCACTACAAGCCAGAATTCGAATTGCCAGGTTTGACCTCCGACGATCCAACCGAACGTCACCATCAAGCGGAAGCTTGGTGCGATAAGTTCGAGGCGAATGTCGATAAGTTCCTGAAGAGCACGATCGCAACCTACGACGGAAACGACGTGGACATCAGCTACGAAGATGTCGATATCAGCATCGAGCCTCCTCGTCCTCGTTTGTATGGTCTGGTCGGCGCTGAAGAGATCAGCAACGTCTGGAAAGAACGAACCAAAAAGAAGAAGGAAGCTGCCAAAGCGGCCGCATCTGCTTCGAACAACTAA
- the sdhB gene encoding succinate dehydrogenase iron-sulfur subunit → MIAHANKPKTFFVKILRQDGPGKPSYWERFELDYEPELNVISVLQKIAAKAKTANGQKTTPVCWDCGCLEEVCGACTMVINCKVRQSCSALVDKLLEDGREIELRPMTKFPVVRDLFVDRSRMFNALKKVKAWIPVDGYYDLGPGPKQSRDAQEMAYPLSECMTCGCCVEACPQYSKIELLQHSGESKDAYEARKTEVFNRNFVGPAAISQVALFNLNPTGKMIASERLDALTEEGGIQVCGNAQNCVAVCPKKIPLTMSIARMGRETTFNTLRKWFDRRGDSKH, encoded by the coding sequence ATGATCGCTCACGCAAACAAGCCGAAAACGTTCTTCGTGAAAATTCTTCGCCAGGATGGCCCGGGCAAACCGAGCTACTGGGAACGATTCGAGCTCGATTACGAGCCAGAATTGAACGTGATCAGCGTTCTGCAGAAGATCGCGGCGAAGGCGAAGACTGCCAACGGTCAGAAGACCACGCCGGTCTGCTGGGACTGTGGTTGCTTGGAAGAAGTTTGTGGTGCGTGCACCATGGTGATCAACTGCAAGGTTCGCCAGTCCTGCTCGGCTCTGGTCGACAAATTGCTGGAAGATGGCCGCGAAATCGAACTTCGCCCGATGACCAAGTTCCCGGTCGTCCGCGACTTGTTCGTCGATCGTAGCCGTATGTTCAACGCCCTGAAGAAGGTCAAAGCTTGGATCCCAGTCGACGGTTACTACGACCTGGGACCTGGCCCAAAGCAGTCTCGCGACGCTCAGGAAATGGCCTACCCGCTCAGCGAATGCATGACCTGCGGATGTTGCGTGGAAGCTTGTCCCCAGTACTCGAAGATCGAATTGTTGCAGCACTCGGGCGAATCGAAAGACGCCTACGAAGCTCGCAAGACCGAAGTCTTCAATCGTAACTTCGTCGGTCCGGCTGCCATTAGCCAGGTGGCTCTGTTCAACCTGAACCCAACCGGCAAGATGATCGCCTCGGAACGCCTCGACGCGTTGACCGAAGAAGGTGGTATCCAGGTTTGCGGTAACGCTCAGAACTGCGTCGCCGTTTGCCCCAAGAAGATTCCACTGACGATGAGCATTGCTCGTATGGGTCGCGAGACCACGTTCAACACGCTGCGTAAGTGGTTCGATCGCCGCGGCGACAGCAAGCACTAA
- the ftsH gene encoding ATP-dependent zinc metalloprotease FtsH produces MDNNDESPKRRGEKGSPGNLWYILVACAVVFLVAMYILQPGSEELTQPDLERLIASIGDDKKSDTDPGVTVQHKDSEGKVSSIRYSNLRNVEIGPSSVTGKVDRYDNDSKDPSKAKTEDQKIVTYLVRTENAAGKIQAMFDKVGFTDYKATGPPNFFEIYGGPLLMIGLGIAFCYFMIRRIGGTGSAIAFGRSRGKLHMQDDLNISFEDVAGIEEAVEEVREIVDFLRSPEKYQELGGRIPKGVLLVGPPGTGKTLLAKAIAGEAGVSFFSMSGSDFVEMFVGVGAARVRDLFQQAAAKSPCIIFIDELDALGKTRGGSIVGGHDEREQTLNALLVEMDGFEANAGIIIIAATNRPEMLDPALLRPGRFDRQVLVDRPDAGGREDILRVHVRSVKLDDTVNLKGVAAITTGFSGADLANLVNEAALLAARKGKAAVGMIEFDEGVERVTAGLEKKQRVMHQDEKLRVAYHESGHALVAYCLPNTDPVHKVSIIPRGLAALGYTMQRPTEDRFLMTQSELESRIQVLLAGTLAEEMVYDEISTGAQNDLERATEIARSMVTDFGMSRLGRVNYRASGRSAFIPEQSEERARSHSEETYREIDLEIKRIIDELLNRTKRMMEDRRSALVSLTERLMELEVVDADELKKVIEDTSNGPRIVPGTETKRHGTPKEINADDIPPASGSMDQGI; encoded by the coding sequence ATGGATAACAACGACGAATCTCCTAAACGGCGGGGAGAAAAGGGAAGTCCCGGCAATCTGTGGTACATCCTGGTAGCCTGTGCGGTCGTATTTCTGGTCGCAATGTACATCCTGCAACCAGGTTCTGAAGAATTAACTCAGCCTGATCTGGAACGCCTGATCGCGTCGATTGGGGACGATAAGAAATCAGATACCGACCCCGGCGTGACTGTCCAGCACAAGGACAGCGAAGGCAAAGTTTCCAGCATCCGCTATTCCAATCTGCGAAATGTGGAAATCGGGCCATCGTCGGTCACTGGTAAGGTCGATCGCTACGACAACGACTCGAAAGATCCGAGCAAGGCGAAGACCGAAGACCAGAAGATCGTCACTTATCTGGTCCGCACGGAAAATGCGGCCGGCAAGATTCAGGCGATGTTCGATAAGGTCGGCTTCACCGATTACAAAGCGACCGGTCCGCCGAATTTCTTTGAGATCTATGGTGGTCCCCTGCTGATGATTGGTTTGGGGATCGCGTTCTGTTATTTCATGATTCGGCGAATCGGCGGAACCGGCAGTGCGATCGCATTCGGCCGAAGTCGCGGCAAGCTGCACATGCAGGACGATCTGAACATCAGCTTTGAAGATGTCGCTGGTATTGAGGAAGCGGTCGAAGAAGTTCGCGAAATCGTCGACTTCCTCCGTTCGCCTGAGAAGTATCAAGAGCTGGGGGGCCGCATCCCCAAAGGCGTTCTGCTGGTAGGCCCTCCCGGAACGGGGAAAACGCTGCTCGCCAAGGCAATCGCCGGCGAAGCTGGCGTCTCATTCTTCAGCATGAGCGGTTCCGACTTTGTCGAAATGTTTGTCGGTGTGGGTGCGGCTCGTGTCCGTGACCTGTTCCAGCAAGCCGCGGCGAAAAGTCCCTGCATTATCTTCATCGACGAATTGGATGCCCTCGGTAAAACGCGTGGCGGTAGCATCGTCGGTGGTCATGACGAACGTGAGCAGACGCTCAACGCGTTGCTGGTCGAAATGGATGGTTTCGAGGCGAATGCCGGGATCATCATCATTGCCGCCACCAACCGTCCGGAAATGCTCGACCCTGCCCTGCTCCGTCCCGGCCGATTCGATCGCCAGGTGTTGGTCGACCGACCCGACGCCGGCGGACGCGAAGACATTCTGCGTGTCCATGTTCGCAGCGTGAAGCTGGACGATACGGTCAACCTGAAAGGTGTCGCCGCGATCACCACCGGTTTCTCGGGTGCTGACCTGGCAAACCTGGTGAACGAAGCGGCCCTGCTGGCTGCCCGTAAGGGGAAAGCGGCGGTCGGGATGATTGAATTCGACGAAGGTGTTGAACGTGTCACGGCTGGTCTGGAAAAGAAGCAGCGTGTGATGCACCAAGACGAAAAGCTGCGCGTCGCCTATCACGAAAGTGGTCACGCACTGGTGGCGTACTGCTTGCCGAATACCGACCCGGTGCACAAAGTCTCGATCATTCCGCGTGGTCTGGCCGCGCTTGGCTACACGATGCAGCGTCCGACGGAAGATCGCTTCCTGATGACCCAAAGCGAACTGGAAAGCCGCATTCAGGTGCTGTTGGCCGGAACGCTGGCCGAAGAGATGGTCTACGACGAGATCTCGACCGGTGCCCAGAACGATCTGGAACGTGCAACCGAAATCGCTCGCAGCATGGTGACCGACTTCGGCATGAGCCGGCTTGGTCGCGTGAACTATCGAGCCAGCGGTCGTTCGGCGTTCATCCCTGAGCAATCGGAAGAACGTGCCCGCTCGCACAGCGAAGAGACCTACCGCGAAATCGATCTGGAAATCAAGCGAATCATCGACGAGTTGCTCAATCGCACCAAACGCATGATGGAAGATCGCCGCAGCGCCCTGGTATCGCTGACCGAGCGTTTGATGGAGCTGGAAGTGGTCGACGCCGACGAGCTGAAGAAGGTGATCGAAGACACCTCCAACGGTCCACGCATTGTTCCTGGCACCGAGACCAAGCGCCACGGCACGCCGAAGGAAATCAACGCCGACGATATTCCACCGGCCTCGGGTTCGATGGATCAGGGAATTTAG
- a CDS encoding succinate dehydrogenase cytochrome b558 subunit, with translation MRRLHSLSGLVPVGAYMVVHLSVNASVFGAPLLFQRLVFHIHSLGPILPLVEWAFIFLPIIFHAAYGLLITSGGNPNTQAYPYNSNFRYTMQRATGLVAFLFIAWHVFHMHGWIHANFWINNVAHPLFGAQFSPYNAASSGALAMQASIIVPILYTIGVLATVFHFSNGLFTFGITWGLWINPKAQERAKLAANVVFVLLAVAGMAAIVGLYSMSSEKIAEVRVEEDKAYEILVETGDIMPNPHKHSEESKFSHEEHDEAPQAESER, from the coding sequence TTGCGCCGCCTGCACTCTTTGTCCGGTCTGGTCCCAGTCGGTGCTTACATGGTGGTCCACCTTTCGGTGAACGCCAGCGTGTTTGGTGCCCCGCTGCTCTTCCAGCGACTGGTGTTCCATATCCATTCGCTGGGGCCGATTTTGCCGCTGGTCGAATGGGCCTTCATCTTCCTGCCGATCATCTTCCACGCTGCGTATGGGCTGCTGATCACCAGTGGCGGCAATCCCAACACCCAGGCATATCCTTACAACAGCAACTTCCGCTACACGATGCAGCGGGCGACCGGTCTGGTGGCGTTTCTGTTTATTGCCTGGCACGTGTTCCATATGCACGGCTGGATCCATGCAAACTTCTGGATCAACAATGTCGCGCATCCGCTCTTTGGTGCCCAGTTCTCGCCTTATAACGCGGCGAGCAGCGGTGCCCTGGCGATGCAGGCTTCGATTATCGTGCCGATTCTTTACACCATTGGTGTGCTCGCGACGGTCTTCCACTTCTCCAACGGTCTGTTCACCTTTGGGATTACGTGGGGGCTTTGGATCAATCCGAAGGCCCAAGAACGTGCCAAGCTGGCTGCCAACGTTGTCTTTGTTTTGTTGGCTGTTGCCGGGATGGCTGCGATTGTCGGCCTCTACTCGATGAGCTCCGAGAAAATCGCGGAAGTGCGTGTCGAGGAAGACAAGGCGTACGAAATCCTGGTCGAGACCGGCGACATCATGCCGAATCCGCACAAGCATTCGGAAGAGTCGAAGTTTTCGCATGAAGAACACGACGAAGCCCCCCAGGCCGAGTCGGAACGTTAA
- a CDS encoding c-type cytochrome domain-containing protein, translated as MYLRIVLGILFSFSTSLAVEAQNVVNFHKDVQPILEFRCLECHGPEKAKNDFRVDSEESLGSYIEPGDFENSYLWTDYLVTEDEDMKMPPVNSRHSDGMTAAELATIKLWIEEGADFDWQNDSTEEGETEANMPVADMSTSYKALIFQGLFHPATVHFPIGLLSISMVFLVLSKIFGKSFESAAFHCLWVGALGAVGACVTGWGYALHEGYGVDYSVEAAIDRHRWLGIIVAAGSLCLIPLAYAAYKKESSGAKVGWLLGAIVLGMAVSLVGYQGGELTFGEDHYEKEFDKLFVDDQPKMTEEVKAEQANTPEATGETAKAEETAP; from the coding sequence ATGTACCTCCGCATTGTTTTGGGAATCTTGTTCAGCTTCAGCACTTCACTTGCAGTGGAAGCCCAGAACGTCGTGAACTTTCATAAAGACGTCCAGCCCATCCTGGAGTTCCGTTGCCTGGAATGTCACGGGCCAGAGAAGGCTAAGAATGACTTCCGGGTCGATTCGGAAGAATCACTTGGCAGTTATATCGAGCCAGGCGATTTCGAGAACAGCTATCTTTGGACCGACTATCTGGTCACCGAAGATGAAGACATGAAGATGCCGCCGGTTAATTCGCGTCATTCCGACGGGATGACCGCTGCCGAACTGGCCACGATCAAGCTGTGGATCGAAGAAGGTGCCGACTTCGATTGGCAGAACGATTCGACCGAGGAAGGTGAAACCGAAGCCAATATGCCGGTCGCCGACATGTCGACCTCGTACAAGGCCTTGATCTTCCAGGGACTGTTCCATCCGGCCACGGTTCACTTTCCGATCGGTCTGCTTTCGATCTCGATGGTTTTCCTTGTCTTGTCGAAGATCTTCGGCAAGTCGTTTGAGTCAGCTGCGTTCCACTGCCTGTGGGTTGGCGCCTTGGGGGCGGTGGGTGCCTGTGTGACCGGTTGGGGCTACGCCTTGCACGAAGGCTACGGCGTCGATTACTCGGTGGAAGCGGCGATTGATCGGCATCGCTGGCTGGGCATTATTGTCGCGGCGGGCTCGCTTTGCCTGATTCCGCTTGCCTACGCGGCCTACAAGAAGGAAAGCTCAGGCGCCAAGGTTGGTTGGCTGCTCGGAGCGATTGTGCTGGGCATGGCCGTTTCGCTGGTCGGATACCAAGGTGGTGAGCTGACCTTTGGTGAAGACCACTACGAAAAAGAGTTCGACAAGCTGTTTGTCGACGATCAGCCGAAGATGACCGAAGAGGTCAAGGCCGAGCAGGCCAACACGCCAGAAGCAACGGGCGAGACGGCTAAAGCAGAAGAGACCGCGCCCTAA
- a CDS encoding substrate-binding domain-containing protein, whose amino-acid sequence MVQTATEWSRDVLRGVADFANEQGGWDCFIEPHGFWDVLQIPKDWQGHGVIGRLTHASLLRSIAARKIPAVNVSWTRTHSQRYPNVVSDQRACGQMAAQHFVDRGFRDVAFIGAAPHMRYGTFMEEEIRRGVESEGSRLHVFHFSGTSQIVNEHGLRSESYELQRWLLELPKPIGVIAWSAMVGRTVITHCANATIEVPDDLAVLCIEDDALMSALAPVEISSLDQAGRTVGYRAAELLEAMIQGKPAPTEPIEIPPHGVIARRSSDATGFQDDVVTAAIKYIRDHADEPIRISDVEKAVSVSRRVLENRFERHVGRSPADILRRVRIERAAVLLRETDLPMPEIAYRCGFNHAESFIRCFKRTMGHVPSQFRRKKRHDAPGS is encoded by the coding sequence ATGGTTCAGACCGCCACCGAGTGGAGTCGTGACGTGCTGCGCGGGGTCGCGGACTTCGCCAACGAGCAGGGTGGCTGGGATTGCTTTATCGAACCGCATGGATTTTGGGATGTGCTGCAGATTCCCAAAGACTGGCAAGGGCATGGGGTGATTGGCCGCCTAACGCATGCGTCGCTGTTGCGATCGATCGCGGCGCGTAAGATTCCGGCGGTTAACGTGTCGTGGACGCGAACGCATTCGCAGCGTTACCCGAACGTCGTTTCCGATCAACGGGCATGCGGACAGATGGCGGCTCAGCACTTCGTTGATCGCGGGTTTCGTGACGTCGCGTTCATCGGAGCGGCTCCGCACATGCGCTACGGAACCTTCATGGAGGAAGAGATTCGCCGCGGTGTTGAATCGGAAGGATCGCGCCTGCATGTCTTTCATTTCAGCGGCACCTCGCAAATCGTGAACGAACATGGTTTACGTTCCGAGTCGTACGAACTGCAGCGGTGGCTACTGGAACTGCCAAAGCCGATTGGCGTGATTGCCTGGAGTGCGATGGTCGGGCGAACGGTCATCACGCATTGTGCCAACGCGACGATCGAAGTGCCTGACGATCTCGCCGTGCTGTGCATTGAAGACGACGCGTTGATGTCGGCATTGGCTCCGGTCGAGATTTCGAGTCTCGACCAGGCAGGCCGAACGGTCGGTTACCGAGCGGCCGAACTGTTGGAAGCGATGATCCAGGGAAAGCCAGCCCCCACAGAGCCGATCGAGATTCCTCCGCATGGAGTGATTGCTCGGCGGTCGTCCGACGCGACCGGCTTTCAAGACGATGTCGTGACGGCGGCGATCAAATACATTCGCGATCACGCCGACGAGCCGATTCGGATTAGTGATGTCGAGAAGGCTGTCAGTGTTTCCCGGCGCGTACTCGAAAATCGCTTCGAGCGGCACGTAGGGCGTTCGCCGGCCGACATCTTGCGAAGAGTCCGGATCGAACGAGCCGCCGTGCTACTTCGCGAGACCGACTTACCGATGCCGGAAATTGCCTATCGTTGTGGATTTAACCATGCCGAGTCGTTCATCCGTTGCTTCAAGCGGACGATGGGGCATGTGCCGAGTCAATTTCGTAGAAAAAAACGGCACGACGCACCGGGGTCTTGA
- a CDS encoding alpha/beta hydrolase: MMKTENKSLNIAGKKIQLTILGEGPPLLYLHSAGGETEPIDFHKKLAEKYTVYLPAHPGFALSEGLDQIDDIQDLAWHYVDLMQQLNLENVPVVSWSLGSWLAAEIKLIRPNLIGPLVMIAAAGLHVDGAPMAELFLDSFDELRELLFFDPNCQIAFDLTPSDVNDPRILLWLRAREATARVGWNPYLHDPKLAGHLHRLDSPIHIIWGRQDKLIPLAHGEYYAEHLPNAKLTILEECGHMVPYEKTEETAKLTLDFLASA; the protein is encoded by the coding sequence ATGATGAAAACCGAAAACAAATCCCTCAATATCGCCGGTAAGAAGATTCAGCTTACGATCCTGGGCGAAGGGCCACCGCTTCTTTACCTGCACTCGGCAGGCGGCGAGACCGAGCCGATCGATTTTCATAAGAAGCTGGCCGAGAAGTACACCGTTTACCTGCCCGCCCACCCAGGCTTCGCCCTCAGCGAAGGGCTCGACCAGATCGACGACATTCAGGACCTGGCCTGGCACTACGTCGACCTGATGCAGCAACTGAACCTGGAGAACGTTCCGGTCGTTAGCTGGTCGCTGGGAAGCTGGCTGGCGGCAGAGATCAAATTGATTCGCCCGAACCTGATCGGCCCGCTGGTGATGATCGCCGCCGCCGGTCTGCACGTCGACGGCGCTCCGATGGCCGAGTTGTTCCTCGATAGCTTCGATGAACTGCGCGAACTGCTGTTCTTCGATCCGAATTGCCAGATCGCGTTCGATCTGACTCCTTCGGACGTGAACGATCCGCGAATCTTGTTATGGCTGCGTGCACGAGAAGCGACGGCACGCGTCGGCTGGAATCCATATCTGCACGATCCGAAGCTGGCAGGTCACCTGCATCGCCTCGACAGTCCGATCCACATCATTTGGGGACGGCAGGACAAGCTGATTCCACTCGCTCATGGCGAATATTACGCCGAGCATTTGCCCAATGCAAAGCTGACGATCCTGGAAGAATGCGGGCACATGGTTCCCTACGAAAAGACCGAGGAAACCGCCAAGCTGACGCTCGACTTCCTGGCGTCCGCCTAA
- a CDS encoding SDR family oxidoreductase yields the protein MSTTSESAPLRFSGKVALVTGASDRGIGGAIVERLSKEGASIVVANRHEPKRVLKRLERLGIPFLYQECDVTTPGQIDALKEAVSEKFGKVDFLINNAGIELCQNLEDYAEGEWEQLLDINLTGAIRMTRSFLSLLPSPGGVVLNVASALGLGGCVGFSVYSASKAGLNGFTQSLAWELGPKKIRVVAVAPGIVTTPMAMRFAEECDSREEVEQLRKDIDACHPLGVGAPHDVANAVAFLVSDDASWITGVTLPLGWAPHYDLPMHRYV from the coding sequence ATGTCGACCACTTCAGAATCTGCTCCGCTTCGTTTCTCTGGCAAAGTTGCCTTGGTGACCGGGGCCAGCGATCGTGGAATCGGAGGTGCGATTGTCGAACGGTTATCGAAAGAAGGGGCCTCGATCGTAGTCGCCAACCGACACGAACCGAAACGCGTATTGAAACGCCTCGAGCGGCTGGGGATTCCGTTCCTCTATCAAGAGTGCGACGTCACTACGCCTGGTCAGATCGATGCCCTGAAGGAAGCCGTATCCGAGAAGTTCGGCAAAGTCGACTTCCTGATCAATAACGCCGGGATCGAGCTTTGCCAGAATCTGGAAGACTACGCAGAAGGTGAGTGGGAGCAACTGCTCGATATCAATCTCACCGGCGCGATCCGCATGACGCGTTCGTTCTTGTCGCTGCTTCCGTCACCCGGCGGAGTCGTGCTGAATGTCGCATCGGCCCTTGGGCTAGGGGGCTGTGTTGGCTTCTCGGTTTACAGTGCCAGTAAGGCAGGCCTTAATGGCTTTACGCAGTCGCTGGCCTGGGAACTGGGGCCGAAGAAGATCCGCGTCGTCGCGGTGGCCCCTGGGATCGTCACGACGCCGATGGCAATGCGTTTTGCCGAAGAGTGTGATTCGCGGGAAGAAGTCGAACAACTCCGCAAGGATATCGATGCTTGTCATCCACTTGGGGTCGGGGCACCTCACGATGTTGCCAATGCGGTCGCCTTCCTTGTCTCGGATGACGCGAGCTGGATTACCGGTGTGACGCTTCCGCTGGGCTGGGCTCCGCATTACGACCTGCCTATGCATCGCTACGTCTAA
- a CDS encoding response regulator, whose protein sequence is MRNSSQPVMLITDDDRSFRETMAEVFERRGFAPILAASGEEAIQVTQKTTVHVALFDFHMPQRTGLESITACRSMGVNIPYILLTGALDQTIATQAESIEIFSLLEKPVSIQIVTGVVKEAMSRHYPWYELER, encoded by the coding sequence ATGCGAAACAGTTCCCAACCCGTCATGCTGATCACCGACGACGATCGCTCGTTCCGCGAGACGATGGCGGAAGTGTTCGAGCGTCGCGGTTTCGCACCGATTTTGGCGGCCAGCGGAGAAGAGGCGATTCAGGTCACCCAGAAGACGACCGTCCATGTCGCACTGTTCGATTTTCACATGCCACAGCGGACCGGCCTCGAGTCAATCACCGCTTGCCGCAGCATGGGCGTCAATATTCCCTACATCTTGCTCACCGGGGCGCTCGATCAAACGATCGCGACCCAAGCCGAGAGCATCGAGATCTTCTCACTTCTTGAGAAACCGGTCAGCATCCAGATCGTGACTGGCGTCGTGAAAGAAGCGATGTCGCGCCATTACCCGTGGTACGAACTGGAACGCTAA